The genomic DNA GCTGGCCCAGGCGGAAGCCGCCGACCGGCTGTTGGCAGCCGGCATCTCCATGGGGCCCCTGCACGGCGTGCCGGTGGCGTTGAAGGACAGCCTGCACTGGGCCGGCACGGTCACCAGCGGCGGCTCGCAAACCCGTAGCGGCGTCATCAGCGACGAAACCGCGGCCGCCGCGCGCGCCCTGGCCGCGCAGGGCATGGTGATCCTGGGCAAGACCCGCATGACTGAATTCGCGTTCGGCCTGTCGGGCCAGAACCCGACACAGGGCACGGCCCGCAACCCGTGGGATGCCGCCACCGCGCGCGCGCCCGGCGGTTCGTCCAGCGGGGCCGGCGTGGCGGTGGCGGCCGGCCTGGCGCCCCTGGCGGTGGGCGGCGACACCGGCGGCTCAGTGCGCGCGCCGGCGGCGCTCAATGGCGTGGTCGGCTACAAGCCGTCCTCTGGCGTGATCAGCCGCGCTGGCTGCCTGCCGTTGTCCGAAACGCTGGACGTGCTGGGGCCGATCTGCCGCAGCGTGGCCGACGCCCGCCTGCTGACGCAATTGCTGGCCGGCCCCGACATCGATGATGTCGCCACGCTGGCCCTGCCCGCTGCCAGCATCGCCGCCCTGCGGCGTCCGGCCGCCCGCCGTGGCGGCGCCGTGGCCGTGCTGGCGCCACAGGCCTGGCCCGCGACACTGGCCGACGAAGGCCTGCGGATCTGGCACGAAGCGCAGGAACGGCTGGACCAGGCCGGCATCACGCCCCAGGCCTGGCATCCGCCGACGTCGTTGTCGTTCGCGCGCATGGCGGACGACAACTCGCTGGTATTGGCCTACGAGGCCTACCGCCATTTCGGCCACCTGGCCGACGACCCGGATCAACCGCTGTGGGAAGTGGTGCGCACGCGCATCGCCGCCGGCGGCCGCATCGCGCCGGCCGACTACGCCGCCGCGTTGCAACGGCGGCATGCGGACATGGCCACGTTCGCCGCCGCCATGCAGGGCATCAATGCCTTGCTGATGCCGGCCTGCGACCAGGCCGCGCAGGCGCTGGACCCTGCCGACACGCGCCACACCAGCCTGGGCAAGCTGCTGCGTCCGGCCAACTTCCTGGGCGCGGCGGCCATCGCATTGCCGGCCGGCCATGACGTCGACGGCATGCCGATGGCGGTGCAGTTGCTGGCGCCCGCCGGCGCGGATGCCGCGCTGCTGGACTGCGCCGCCGCGCTGGAACGCATCCTGGCGCCGGTCTTGCGCACGCCCGACCTGTCAGCCTGGGGTCTCTGATCCCAACCTCGGCCGTAAAAAAAAAGCCCCTGCATGCAGGGGCTTTTTTGCGAAGGCGCGACGCTCAGGCCGACTTCTTCAGTTCCTGCACCTTGTCCGTGGCTTCCCACGAGAATTCCGGCTCGGAACGGCCGAAGTGGCCATAGGCGGCGGTCTTGGTGTAGATCGGACGCAGCAGGTCCAGCATGTTGACGATGCCCTTCGGACGCAGGTCGAAGTGCTCGCGCACCAGCTTGGCGATCTGGTCGTCGGGGATGACGCCGGTGCCTTCGGTGTAGACGGTGATGTTGATCGGCTCGGCCACGCCGATGGCGTAGCTGACCTGCACCTGGCACTGGCGCGCCAGGCCGGCGGCCACGATGTTCTTGGCCACGTAGCGGGCGGCGTAGGCGGCCGAACGGTCGACCTTGGACGGATCCTTGCCCGAGAACGCGCCGCCACCGTGCGGGCATGCGCCGCCGTAGGTGTCGACGATGATCTTGCGGCCGGTCAGGCCGCAATCGCCTTGCGGGCCGCCGATGACGAAGCGGCCGGTCGGGTTGACCAGGAACTTGGTCTTGGGCGTGATCAGGCCTTCGGGGAAGCTGGGCTTGATGATGTCTTCGATGACCGCTTCGCGGATGGTCTCTTGCGTGACTTCCGGCGCGTGCTGGGTCGACAGCACCACCGTATCGACTTCCGCCGGGCGGCCGTCGATGTAGCGGAAGGTCACTTGCGACTTGGCGTCGGGGCGCAGCCACGGCAGGCGGCCGTCCTTGCGCAGTTCGCTCTGGCGCTGCACCAGGCGGTGCGCGTACCAGATCGGGGCCGGCATCAGGTCGGGCGTTTCGTCGCAGGCGTAGCCGAACATCAGGCCCTGGTCGCCCGCGCCCTGGTTCAGGTAGTCTTCCGAGCTGCGGTCCACGCCCTGGGCGATGTCGGGCGATTGCTTGTCGTAGGCGACCAGCACCGCGCAACCCTTGTAGTCGATGCCGTACTCGGTATTGTCGTAGCCGATGCGGCGGATCGTGTCGCGCGCGACCTGGATGTAGTCGACGTTGGCGGTGGTGGTGATTTCACCGGCCAGCACGACCAGGCCCGTGTTGCACAGGGTTTCCGCCGCCACGCGGGCGTTGGGGTCCTGGGTGAAGATGGCGTCCAGAATCGCGTCGGAAACCTGGTCGGCTACCTTGTCGGGGTGTCCTTCGGAAACGGATTCGGAAGTGAAGAGAAAGTCGTTATTGGCCACAGATGCGTCCTTTCGTGTCCGGTACAACCGGAACATTGGGTTCACGAGGCGCGTTGCACCCCGGACTGCATGGCATACGCTGATCTGGGCGCGACGCTTTAGCGGATTTGGCAAGCGATGCATGACGCATCGGTATCCTGCCGTCGCCCCGCAAGTTGTCGGTTAACTCGGCGACGGGTCGATTTTAAGCGAAAATGTCGGTCTTATGCTTGTGCCGGGGGTGGGGTCTTTCCCGCGAGCACCGGCATCACCATGCCCGATATCGCTCATTTGCCGCATGCTGCTCGTCCTATTTCGCCTGTTCGCCTCCTTGCCCCTGCCCGTCGCGCACGCGCTGGGACGCCTGCTTGGCCGCGCCGCGTATGCGTTTCCGGGCAAGTACCGGCGCCGCCTGCAGGCCAATGCGGCGCAGGCGGGCTATCCCGAGCCGGCCTTTGCCCGGCGGGCGGCGGGCGAGGCCGGCGCCATGATCCTGGAAATGCCGCGGGTCTGGTTTCGCAACGAGCAAAGCCTGGCCCAGGTCGTTTCCGATGACAACGACGTGGTCAGCGCCGCCCGCGCCGAAAACCGCGGCATCCTGTTCCTGACCCCGCACCTGGGCTGTTTCGAGATCACCGCGCGCTACCTGGCCCGCCTGATGCCCATGACCGTGATGTTCCGCCCGCCGCGCAAGGACATCCTGGCGCCGCTGCTGGAAACCGCGCGCAACAGCTCGGCCGTCAATGCCGTGCCGGCGACCATGCAGGGCGTGCGCGAATTCGTGCGCGCCCTGCGACGCGGCGAATCCGTCGGCATGCTGCCGGACCAGGCTCCGGGCGTCGGCGACGGCGTCTGGGCGCCTTTTTTCGGACGCATGGCCTACACCATGACGCTGCCGGGCAAGCTGGCCACCCAGACCGGCGTGCCGATCATCCTGACCGCGGGCGAGCGCCTGCCGGGCGGGCGCGGCTGGCGCATCCACTACGTGCGGGTGCCGGAACCGCTGCCGGCCGATCCCCAGGCCCAGGCGGCGTTGCTCAACGCCGCCATGGAAACCCTGATCCGCCGCTGCCCGCAGCAGTATCTCTGGAGCTACAACCGCTACAAGACCCCTCGCGGCGCGCCCCCGGCGCCAGCCGACGACACCGCCGCCGCCTCCGGCTGAGGCCGTCGCCCCATTCCGTCCCGCCGCCCTGGTCCCACGCTTTTTACCCATGAACGATTCGAAAACGCGCACGTTGGTCTCCCTGCTGAAGTGGTTTGGCCGCATGCGGCCCGCCAACCGGCAACGCATCGGCGCCGCGCTCGGCTGGCTCGCCATGCGGCTGGCCAGATCGCGCACCCGCATCGTGCGCCGCAACCTCGAGCTGTGCTTCCCCGAACAGCCCGCGCAGGTGCGCGAACGCTGGGTGCGCGAACACTTCAGGGCGCTGGCGCAGTCCATCGTCGACCGCGGCGTGTTGTGGTACGGCACGCCCGAGGCAATCCAGGACATGGTCACGCAAAGCGGCGCCGAGCGCATCAACGAGCTGACCGCCCAGGGCCGTTCGGTCATCCTGCTGGCGCCGCACTTCATCGGCCTGGATGCCGCCGCCACCCGCCTCACCATGGAAGTGCCGAGCGCGGCCACCATGTACACGCCGCAAAGCGATCCGCACATCGACGCGGTCGTCGCGGCCGGACGCGCCCGCTTCAACGAGGTCTTCCTGGTCAGCCGCAAGGACGGCGTGCGCGAGCTGCTGCGCCATCTGCGCGCACCGCGGCCGGTGTACTACCTGCCAGACATGGATTTCGGCCGCCAGGGCTCGGTATTCGTGCCGTTCTTCGGCATTCCCGCGGCGACCTTGCTGGCGACCGCCCAACTGGC from Achromobacter xylosoxidans includes the following:
- the metK gene encoding methionine adenosyltransferase is translated as MANNDFLFTSESVSEGHPDKVADQVSDAILDAIFTQDPNARVAAETLCNTGLVVLAGEITTTANVDYIQVARDTIRRIGYDNTEYGIDYKGCAVLVAYDKQSPDIAQGVDRSSEDYLNQGAGDQGLMFGYACDETPDLMPAPIWYAHRLVQRQSELRKDGRLPWLRPDAKSQVTFRYIDGRPAEVDTVVLSTQHAPEVTQETIREAVIEDIIKPSFPEGLITPKTKFLVNPTGRFVIGGPQGDCGLTGRKIIVDTYGGACPHGGGAFSGKDPSKVDRSAAYAARYVAKNIVAAGLARQCQVQVSYAIGVAEPINITVYTEGTGVIPDDQIAKLVREHFDLRPKGIVNMLDLLRPIYTKTAAYGHFGRSEPEFSWEATDKVQELKKSA
- a CDS encoding lysophospholipid acyltransferase family protein, whose amino-acid sequence is MNDSKTRTLVSLLKWFGRMRPANRQRIGAALGWLAMRLARSRTRIVRRNLELCFPEQPAQVRERWVREHFRALAQSIVDRGVLWYGTPEAIQDMVTQSGAERINELTAQGRSVILLAPHFIGLDAAATRLTMEVPSAATMYTPQSDPHIDAVVAAGRARFNEVFLVSRKDGVRELLRHLRAPRPVYYLPDMDFGRQGSVFVPFFGIPAATLLATAQLAKKWNAAVLPILDFWNPETGRYHAEVLPPLENFPGDDTLEEATARLNRELEAWVRRCPSQYYWVHRRFKTRPPGEPKIY
- a CDS encoding lysophospholipid acyltransferase family protein is translated as MLLVLFRLFASLPLPVAHALGRLLGRAAYAFPGKYRRRLQANAAQAGYPEPAFARRAAGEAGAMILEMPRVWFRNEQSLAQVVSDDNDVVSAARAENRGILFLTPHLGCFEITARYLARLMPMTVMFRPPRKDILAPLLETARNSSAVNAVPATMQGVREFVRALRRGESVGMLPDQAPGVGDGVWAPFFGRMAYTMTLPGKLATQTGVPIILTAGERLPGGRGWRIHYVRVPEPLPADPQAQAALLNAAMETLIRRCPQQYLWSYNRYKTPRGAPPAPADDTAAASG
- a CDS encoding amidase, with the translated sequence MPDQDTPLHFREARELARAIRDGAISSRQVTVHFLDRIERAPALAAYSQVTAERALAQAEAADRLLAAGISMGPLHGVPVALKDSLHWAGTVTSGGSQTRSGVISDETAAAARALAAQGMVILGKTRMTEFAFGLSGQNPTQGTARNPWDAATARAPGGSSSGAGVAVAAGLAPLAVGGDTGGSVRAPAALNGVVGYKPSSGVISRAGCLPLSETLDVLGPICRSVADARLLTQLLAGPDIDDVATLALPAASIAALRRPAARRGGAVAVLAPQAWPATLADEGLRIWHEAQERLDQAGITPQAWHPPTSLSFARMADDNSLVLAYEAYRHFGHLADDPDQPLWEVVRTRIAAGGRIAPADYAAALQRRHADMATFAAAMQGINALLMPACDQAAQALDPADTRHTSLGKLLRPANFLGAAAIALPAGHDVDGMPMAVQLLAPAGADAALLDCAAALERILAPVLRTPDLSAWGL